Proteins from a single region of Streptomyces spinoverrucosus:
- a CDS encoding DUF899 domain-containing protein: MADLPEVVSREEWLAARKELLAEEKALTRARDRINAQRRRLPMVRVDKPYTFEGPDGTVGLLDLFEGRPQLVVHHFMWIYDIDADGVERPRDHGCSSCSSAADQIPARLRQLHVRNTSLAAVSRAPYPKIAAFRDRMGWTFPWYSAAGSDFNYDFHATIDERVAPVLLNFRTQAELAEAGQPWNASSRGDWPGISAFLRVGDEVFHTYSAFGRGLEEFHNCDNYLDLTALGRQEAWEEPKGRAEPLGLQVGGPALRLPDEYDATAGVTPPRGTPPSP, translated from the coding sequence ATGGCAGATCTGCCCGAGGTGGTGTCCCGCGAGGAGTGGCTGGCCGCACGCAAGGAACTGCTGGCCGAGGAGAAGGCGCTCACCCGCGCGCGTGACCGGATCAATGCCCAGCGGCGGCGGCTGCCGATGGTCCGCGTCGACAAGCCGTACACCTTCGAGGGCCCGGACGGGACGGTCGGCCTGCTCGACCTGTTCGAGGGGCGGCCGCAACTGGTTGTGCACCACTTCATGTGGATCTACGACATCGATGCCGACGGCGTCGAGCGCCCCCGCGACCACGGCTGCTCCAGCTGCTCCTCCGCCGCCGACCAGATCCCCGCCCGGCTGCGCCAGCTGCACGTCCGGAACACCTCCCTGGCCGCGGTGTCCAGGGCGCCGTACCCCAAGATCGCCGCGTTCCGCGACCGGATGGGCTGGACGTTCCCCTGGTACTCCGCCGCGGGCAGCGACTTCAACTACGACTTCCACGCCACGATCGACGAGCGGGTCGCCCCCGTGCTGCTCAATTTCCGCACTCAGGCCGAGCTCGCCGAGGCCGGACAGCCGTGGAACGCGAGCAGTCGCGGCGACTGGCCCGGCATCAGCGCCTTCCTCCGGGTCGGTGACGAGGTCTTCCACACCTACTCCGCGTTCGGCCGGGGCCTTGAGGAGTTCCACAACTGCGACAACTACCTCGACCTCACCGCGCTCGGCCGCCAGGAGGCCTGGGAGGAGCCGAAGGGGCGCGCGGAACCGCTCGGCCTGCAGGTCGGCGGCCCCGCGCTGCGGCTCCCGGACGAGTATGACGCCACGGCCGGCGTCACCCCGCCGCGAGGGACACCTCCGTCGCCTTGA
- a CDS encoding Fur family transcriptional regulator yields the protein MTASQNPTTADELRGAGLRVTAARVALLETVRDGDHLGVEAIASGVRDRVGHISLQAVYEALHALTAAGLVRRIEPAGSPARYEGRVGDNHHHLVCRSCGTVTDVDCAAGAAPCLTASDDHGFSIDEAEVIYWGLCPDCSTRSS from the coding sequence ATGACCGCATCCCAGAACCCGACCACCGCCGACGAGCTGCGCGGTGCCGGCCTGCGGGTGACGGCCGCCCGCGTCGCACTGCTCGAAACCGTCCGGGACGGCGATCATCTGGGCGTCGAGGCGATCGCGTCCGGCGTGCGCGATCGCGTGGGCCACATATCCCTGCAAGCGGTGTACGAGGCCCTGCACGCGCTGACCGCGGCGGGACTCGTCCGCCGGATCGAACCGGCCGGCAGTCCGGCCCGCTACGAGGGGCGCGTCGGGGACAACCACCACCACCTCGTGTGCCGCTCCTGCGGCACCGTCACCGACGTCGACTGCGCGGCCGGTGCGGCTCCCTGCCTGACCGCGTCCGACGACCACGGCTTCTCGATCGACGAGGCCGAGGTCATCTACTGGGGCCTGTGCCCCGACTGTTCCACCCGCAGTTCCTGA